Proteins from one Mycobacterium adipatum genomic window:
- a CDS encoding protein disulfide oxidoreductase, with protein MLGIAGAPSAVADDRLQFTATTLSGAPFDGAGLQGKPAVLWFWTPWCPFCNQEAPTVSRVAAANPDVTFVGVAARSDVAAMQAFASRYNLGFTNLNDADGSLWARFGVPWQPAYLFVKADGTSTFVNNPTSAMSEQDLADRVSALTS; from the coding sequence ATGCTCGGTATCGCGGGCGCCCCGTCCGCGGTGGCCGACGACCGCCTGCAGTTCACCGCCACGACACTGTCCGGAGCCCCGTTCGACGGCGCCGGCCTGCAGGGCAAGCCTGCCGTGCTGTGGTTCTGGACGCCCTGGTGTCCGTTCTGCAACCAGGAGGCGCCCACCGTGAGCAGAGTGGCTGCGGCCAACCCGGACGTGACCTTCGTGGGGGTCGCGGCGCGCTCCGATGTTGCTGCGATGCAAGCATTTGCATCGCGTTACAACCTGGGCTTCACCAACCTCAACGATGCCGACGGATCGCTGTGGGCCAGGTTCGGGGTGCCCTGGCAGCCGGCCTATCTGTTCGTCAAGGCCGACGGGACGTCGACTTTCGTGAACAACCCGACCTCGGCGATGTCGGAACAGGACCTGGCGGACCGGGTCAGCGCGCTCACCAGCTAG
- a CDS encoding cytochrome P450, which translates to MTETALPPGPPLPPGIQAGLLMKFWPRFLSTCRHRYGDVFTLRVASLGTVVYLAHPADIKAVFGGDPAVFHAGEANSMLAGLLGSSSVLVIDGDEHRNRRRLMLAPFRREAVADQTALIAGIAADNIGGWPVDRTFAVAPRMSEITLEVILRTVIGATDAGRLAELRAVMPKLLSVGVWESLAINTPGLQRLAPWRPFRERLRAADRLLYAEIAERRADPHLAERTDALAMMIRTGDMTDTVLRDQLMTLLVAGHDTTATALSWALERLTRHPAVLQQAVRAARTGDDEYLDAVCKEVLRIRPVVFDVGRILTEPTEVAGYRLPAGVMVAPGIGLVHRDARQYPDPDRFDPARMLGGTPGPTTWLPFGGGNRRCLGANFALVEMAVVLREVLRRVDLAPTRAAAERPRVKGVILIPHRGARIRARAVHAAPRMSCPGQADPADVRTGPSPGT; encoded by the coding sequence GTGACCGAGACCGCGTTACCGCCCGGGCCACCGTTGCCGCCGGGAATCCAGGCCGGCTTGCTGATGAAGTTCTGGCCCCGGTTCCTCTCGACGTGCCGGCACCGTTACGGCGATGTCTTCACGCTGCGGGTGGCGTCGCTGGGCACGGTGGTTTACCTGGCCCATCCGGCCGACATCAAGGCGGTGTTCGGTGGCGACCCGGCGGTCTTTCATGCCGGCGAGGCCAATTCGATGCTGGCCGGTCTGCTCGGATCCAGCTCGGTGCTGGTGATCGACGGAGATGAGCACCGCAACCGCCGGCGGCTCATGCTGGCGCCCTTTCGCCGCGAGGCCGTCGCCGACCAGACCGCGCTGATCGCCGGGATCGCCGCCGACAACATCGGCGGATGGCCGGTCGACCGGACCTTCGCGGTCGCCCCGCGGATGTCGGAGATCACCCTGGAGGTGATCCTGCGGACCGTCATCGGCGCCACGGACGCCGGTCGGCTCGCCGAGCTGCGCGCCGTCATGCCCAAGTTGCTCAGTGTCGGTGTCTGGGAGTCGCTGGCGATCAACACCCCGGGCCTGCAGCGGCTGGCGCCGTGGCGCCCGTTTCGCGAACGGCTCCGCGCGGCCGATCGCCTGCTCTACGCGGAGATCGCCGAACGCCGGGCCGACCCGCACCTCGCCGAGCGGACCGATGCGCTGGCGATGATGATCCGCACCGGCGACATGACCGATACCGTGCTCCGCGATCAGCTGATGACGCTGCTGGTCGCGGGTCACGATACGACCGCGACCGCGCTGTCCTGGGCGCTGGAACGGTTGACCCGGCACCCGGCCGTCCTGCAGCAGGCGGTGCGCGCCGCACGCACCGGGGACGACGAGTACCTCGACGCCGTGTGCAAGGAGGTGCTGCGGATCCGTCCGGTGGTGTTCGACGTCGGGCGGATTCTCACCGAGCCGACCGAGGTCGCCGGGTACCGGCTGCCCGCCGGGGTGATGGTCGCCCCGGGAATCGGACTGGTGCATCGCGATGCCCGGCAGTACCCCGATCCGGACCGATTCGACCCGGCCCGGATGCTCGGCGGCACGCCCGGACCGACCACCTGGTTACCGTTCGGAGGCGGCAATCGGCGGTGTCTCGGGGCCAACTTCGCGCTGGTGGAGATGGCCGTGGTGCTGCGTGAGGTGCTGCGCCGGGTCGATCTGGCTCCCACCCGCGCGGCCGCGGAACGGCCACGGGTCAAGGGTGTCATCCTGATTCCGCACCGCGGAGCGCGGATCCGCGCCCGCGCCGTGCACGCCGCACCGAGGATGTCCTGCCCGGGGCAGGCGGATCCGGCCGATGTTCGAACCGGACCGTCACCGGGTACGTGA